One window of the Allosaccharopolyspora coralli genome contains the following:
- a CDS encoding metal ABC transporter permease — protein MAEILYWLLEPLQFGFMQRALLISLTAALVCSVLSCWVTLIGWSLLGDAVSHAVLPGVVLAYVLAIPFSAGAFVFGALAVAMIGAIRNTTRIKGDAAIGVVFTGLFALGVVLVSRIPSEIDLQHILFGNVLGVSDSDILQVLVIGALTLGVALYKRRDLTLYAFDPTHAHAIGLNPRRIGALLLTMLALTVVVALQAVGVILVTAMLITPGATALLVTRRFGRMLVVSALFSTLGALAGTYASFHLDTATGGTIVLCQAILFLVVYLAAPQQGIVATALRTRRRRAAAAAS, from the coding sequence ATGGCCGAGATCCTTTACTGGCTCCTCGAACCGCTGCAGTTCGGGTTCATGCAGCGCGCACTGCTCATCAGCCTGACCGCCGCCCTGGTGTGCTCCGTCCTCTCGTGCTGGGTCACCCTCATCGGGTGGTCCCTGCTCGGCGACGCGGTGAGTCACGCGGTGCTTCCGGGCGTGGTCCTCGCGTACGTGCTGGCCATCCCGTTCTCGGCGGGCGCCTTCGTCTTCGGCGCGCTGGCGGTCGCGATGATCGGAGCGATCCGCAACACCACCCGGATCAAGGGCGACGCGGCGATCGGCGTGGTCTTCACGGGGCTGTTCGCGCTGGGAGTGGTGCTGGTGTCGCGGATCCCGAGCGAGATCGACCTGCAGCACATCCTGTTCGGCAACGTCCTCGGCGTGTCGGATTCGGACATCCTGCAGGTTCTCGTCATCGGCGCCCTCACACTCGGGGTGGCGTTGTACAAGCGCCGTGATCTCACGCTCTACGCGTTCGACCCGACCCACGCGCACGCGATCGGGCTGAATCCACGCCGGATCGGGGCGTTGCTGCTCACGATGCTCGCCTTGACGGTGGTCGTGGCGCTGCAGGCGGTCGGCGTGATCCTGGTGACGGCCATGCTCATCACGCCGGGGGCCACGGCGTTGTTGGTCACGCGTCGTTTCGGGCGGATGCTCGTGGTCTCGGCCCTGTTCTCGACCCTCGGCGCGTTGGCGGGCACGTACGCGAGTTTTCACCTGGACACGGCGACCGGAGGAACGATCGTGTTGTGCCAGGCGATCCTGTTCCTCGTGGTGTATCTGGCGGCCCCGCAGCAGGGCATCGTCGCCACGGCGCTGCGAACTCGTCGTCGACGTGCTGCTGCAGCGGCCTCGTGA
- the rlmN gene encoding 23S rRNA (adenine(2503)-C(2))-methyltransferase RlmN has product MSATSLPLVFDAPRKGMPSRHLADLSAQERADAVSELGEKPFRAKQLAHQYFGKLNADVDSMTDIPAASRERLGKELFPTLLTSVRGLDTDEGTTRKTLWKAHDGTMLESVLMRYPDRATVCISSQAGCGMACPFCATGQGGLQRNLSTAEIVDQVRSAAAMMRDGDVPGGPGRLSNVVFMGMGEPLANYRRVIDAVHRICDPPPDGLGLSQRSVTVSTVGLAPAIRKMTAEDLHVTLAVSLHTPDDELRDTLVPVNNRWKVAEVLDAARGYADNTGRRVSIEYALIRDVNDHPWRADLLGKLLHRHLGQFAHVNLIPLNPTPGSKWDASPKPVEREFVRRVRDAGVPCTVRDTRGQEIAAACGQLAAES; this is encoded by the coding sequence ATGTCTGCGACCTCGCTTCCGCTCGTCTTCGACGCCCCCCGCAAGGGCATGCCCTCGCGTCATCTCGCCGACCTCTCGGCACAGGAGCGCGCGGACGCGGTCAGCGAGCTGGGAGAGAAGCCGTTCCGAGCCAAGCAGCTGGCCCATCAGTATTTCGGCAAGCTCAACGCCGACGTCGACTCGATGACCGACATCCCGGCCGCGAGTCGCGAGCGGCTCGGCAAGGAGCTGTTCCCCACGCTGCTCACGTCCGTGCGCGGCCTCGACACCGACGAGGGCACGACACGGAAGACGCTCTGGAAGGCCCACGACGGGACGATGCTGGAGAGCGTCCTCATGCGGTACCCGGACCGGGCGACCGTGTGCATCTCCAGCCAGGCGGGCTGCGGAATGGCGTGCCCGTTCTGCGCGACCGGCCAGGGTGGTCTGCAGCGCAACCTCTCGACAGCGGAGATCGTCGACCAGGTGCGTTCGGCCGCCGCGATGATGCGGGACGGCGACGTGCCCGGCGGCCCCGGACGGTTGTCCAACGTCGTGTTCATGGGGATGGGCGAGCCGTTGGCGAATTACCGCCGCGTGATCGACGCCGTCCACCGGATCTGCGACCCGCCCCCGGACGGCCTCGGTCTCTCGCAGCGTTCGGTCACGGTCTCGACCGTCGGCCTGGCACCCGCGATCAGGAAGATGACCGCCGAGGACCTGCACGTCACCCTCGCGGTGTCGCTGCACACGCCGGACGACGAACTTCGCGACACCCTGGTTCCGGTGAACAACCGCTGGAAGGTCGCCGAGGTGCTGGACGCCGCGCGTGGCTACGCGGACAACACCGGCCGCCGGGTCTCCATCGAGTACGCACTCATCCGCGACGTCAACGATCACCCGTGGCGGGCGGATCTGCTCGGCAAGCTCCTGCATCGCCACCTGGGCCAGTTCGCGCACGTCAACCTGATCCCGCTGAACCCGACCCCGGGCAGCAAGTGGGACGCGAGCCCGAAGCCGGTGGAACGGGAGTTCGTCCGTCGCGTCCGCGACGCGGGCGTTCCCTGCACCGTCCGGGACACCCGTGGTCAGGAGATCGCCGCCGCGTGCGGCCAGCTCGCCGCCGAAAGCTGA
- a CDS encoding metal-dependent transcriptional regulator, with translation MSERPSPSVEDYVRTIYGLTERGVAVTNATLTQRLGLSPSSVSGMINKLDQLGLVTHVRYRSVELTPEGRGLAHSVLRRHRLIELFLVEELAYTWDEVHIEADSLEHAVSDELIAHIAAKLGHPTHDPHGDPIPAADGSVEKPRTTLLNQLEPGTIGTIARVWDTDPELLRYLTDHDITLGTRIEIVERKPFGGPLVVRVGDPSRPTTHFLGAEITEALSVSVRG, from the coding sequence ATGTCCGAGCGGCCGTCCCCCTCCGTGGAGGACTACGTCCGCACGATCTACGGGCTGACGGAACGGGGCGTCGCGGTCACGAACGCGACGCTGACCCAGCGGCTCGGACTCAGCCCGTCCTCGGTGTCCGGCATGATCAACAAGCTGGATCAGTTGGGGCTGGTCACCCACGTCCGCTACCGCAGTGTGGAACTCACCCCGGAGGGGCGCGGCCTGGCCCACAGCGTGCTGCGCAGGCACCGGCTCATCGAGCTGTTCCTGGTCGAAGAGCTGGCCTACACCTGGGACGAGGTGCACATCGAGGCGGACTCGCTCGAACACGCCGTCTCGGACGAGCTGATCGCCCACATCGCCGCGAAACTCGGCCACCCGACGCACGACCCGCACGGCGACCCCATCCCCGCCGCCGACGGCAGCGTGGAAAAGCCGCGGACGACGCTGCTCAACCAGCTGGAACCGGGCACGATCGGCACGATCGCGCGCGTGTGGGACACCGATCCGGAACTGCTGCGGTACCTCACCGATCACGACATCACTCTCGGAACCAGGATCGAGATCGTGGAACGCAAGCCGTTCGGCGGGCCGCTGGTCGTCCGGGTCGGCGATCCGTCCCGGCCGACGACCCACTTCCTCGGCGCCGAGATCACCGAAGCGCTGTCGGTGAGCGTGCGCGGGTGA
- a CDS encoding lipase family protein has protein sequence MRVSPPRRVGITLLAVAIGAVFATGAPSGASAAERPPFYEPPAELPVADGDVVRAEPSEFFLDPLKTVEVDANVQRVMYKSTDRTGAPIAVTGTVITPHGEWTGAGERPVVGLAPGTQGLADRCAPSIRLAAGTEYEGVTIRALLAKGYTVAITDYDGLGTPDVHTYVNREVTGNAVLDMVRAAQRLPEAGVPDDGPVGLYGYSQGGGATAAAAELAATYAPELDIEGVVAGAVPAELGNVAHHLDGGPYAGLLGFAVVGLAEGYDLDLDRYLNDEGRQYAAELKDGCVEDAVGYPFVQSESVTADGRPITDYLDEAPFRDIVAEQRIGNRTPETPVLLTHSKLDDIIPFDQGETLAADWCARGADVQFAPNLGPTHVGGLVAAFPRSVNWLQDRFAGAGSTPNCGEPAPVDPAIPYDENRPLLEQFPVQPS, from the coding sequence ATGCGCGTTTCGCCGCCCCGCCGCGTGGGGATCACCTTGCTGGCCGTAGCGATAGGGGCGGTGTTCGCCACCGGCGCCCCTTCGGGCGCGTCGGCCGCAGAGCGGCCGCCGTTCTACGAACCACCCGCTGAACTGCCCGTCGCCGACGGTGACGTCGTTCGTGCCGAGCCTTCGGAGTTCTTCCTCGATCCCCTCAAGACGGTCGAAGTCGACGCGAACGTGCAGCGCGTGATGTACAAGTCGACCGACCGCACGGGTGCGCCGATCGCCGTGACCGGCACCGTGATCACGCCGCACGGTGAGTGGACCGGTGCCGGGGAACGTCCTGTCGTCGGCTTGGCGCCCGGAACCCAAGGCCTCGCCGACCGCTGCGCCCCCTCGATCCGCCTGGCAGCAGGCACCGAGTACGAAGGCGTCACGATCCGGGCCCTGCTGGCCAAGGGATACACGGTCGCGATCACCGACTACGACGGCCTCGGCACCCCGGATGTGCACACCTACGTCAACCGGGAAGTCACCGGCAACGCCGTACTCGACATGGTCCGCGCGGCGCAGCGTCTTCCGGAGGCGGGCGTGCCCGACGACGGGCCGGTGGGGCTCTACGGCTACTCCCAGGGAGGGGGTGCGACGGCCGCCGCAGCCGAGCTCGCCGCGACCTACGCCCCGGAGCTCGACATCGAAGGAGTGGTCGCCGGGGCCGTGCCCGCCGAGCTCGGGAACGTGGCCCACCACCTCGACGGCGGACCGTACGCCGGACTGCTCGGCTTCGCCGTCGTCGGCCTCGCCGAGGGCTACGACCTCGACCTCGATCGGTATCTCAACGACGAGGGCCGTCAGTACGCGGCGGAACTGAAAGACGGTTGCGTCGAGGACGCCGTCGGGTATCCGTTCGTGCAGTCGGAGTCCGTGACCGCCGACGGACGGCCGATCACCGACTATCTGGACGAAGCGCCGTTCCGCGACATCGTCGCCGAGCAGCGCATCGGCAACCGCACGCCCGAGACGCCGGTGCTGCTCACGCACAGCAAACTCGACGACATCATTCCGTTCGACCAGGGCGAAACCCTTGCCGCGGACTGGTGTGCCCGCGGAGCGGACGTCCAGTTCGCGCCCAATCTCGGTCCGACCCACGTCGGCGGTCTCGTCGCCGCGTTCCCGCGCAGCGTCAACTGGCTACAGGACCGTTTCGCGGGAGCGGGGAGCAC
- a CDS encoding metal ABC transporter ATP-binding protein encodes MTLPRTSDESGSGHGTGVSARGVRVTYGDTLALDDVTVDIDAGTICGLLGMNGSGKSTLFKSLMGLVTPDRGTISLLGRRSKQARKDGLVAYVPQAEAVDWAFPVAVADVVMMGRYGRLRGGRRPRAVDRSAVRAALDRVGLAELHANPIGALSGGQRKRAFVARGLAQEAELVFLDEPFAGVDTRSESMIRGLLRELRDEGRTVVVSTHDLAGVGDLCDEAVLLQQRVVAHGRPDEVLTPDTLAKTFGLETTEP; translated from the coding sequence ATGACCCTGCCTCGCACGAGTGACGAGTCCGGTTCCGGACACGGGACCGGAGTGAGCGCCCGCGGCGTGCGCGTCACCTATGGCGACACGCTCGCGCTCGACGACGTGACGGTCGACATCGACGCCGGAACGATCTGTGGACTGCTCGGCATGAACGGGTCAGGGAAGTCCACGTTGTTCAAGTCGCTCATGGGCCTGGTCACGCCGGACCGGGGCACGATCTCGCTGCTCGGCCGACGCTCGAAGCAAGCCCGCAAGGACGGCCTCGTCGCCTACGTCCCGCAGGCGGAGGCCGTGGACTGGGCGTTCCCGGTGGCCGTGGCGGACGTGGTCATGATGGGCCGCTACGGGCGACTGCGCGGCGGCAGGCGCCCACGGGCCGTCGACCGTTCGGCTGTGCGCGCGGCGTTGGACCGGGTGGGTCTCGCCGAGCTGCACGCGAACCCGATCGGCGCTCTCTCCGGCGGACAGCGCAAACGCGCGTTCGTCGCCCGCGGCCTCGCGCAGGAGGCGGAGTTGGTGTTCCTGGACGAGCCGTTCGCCGGTGTCGACACGCGATCCGAGTCGATGATCCGGGGCCTGCTGCGTGAACTACGTGACGAAGGCCGCACCGTCGTCGTCTCCACCCACGACCTCGCAGGCGTCGGCGACCTCTGCGACGAGGCGGTCCTGCTCCAGCAACGAGTCGTCGCCCACGGCCGCCCGGACGAAGTGCTCACCCCGGACACCCTGGCCAAGACCTTCGGCCTGGAAACGACAGAACCGTGA
- a CDS encoding metal ABC transporter substrate-binding protein, whose protein sequence is MPKLVVTSRRKHGVGAAILCVIVSALVSSCATGVGAPNDPRKHVVTTFTVLADMTRAVAGDTVSVESITKPGSEIHEYQPTPSDLMRGARADLVLDNGFGLERWFERFLDQTESPHVTLTDGVEPISIGDRDTSDGRAVNPHAWMSPANAKIYVANIRDALVELEPAHAAEFHANANAYLAELDAIERTLAAELRAVPEPHRALVTCEGAFSYLARDAGLREAYLWPVNSDQEGTPQQVKNTTAFVRDNDVPAVFCESTVNPQAQHQVAEEADARFAGTLYVDSLSAPDGPVPTYLDLLRHDTRTILDGLGGTNR, encoded by the coding sequence ATGCCGAAACTCGTCGTCACGTCCAGGCGAAAACACGGTGTGGGCGCGGCGATCCTGTGTGTGATCGTCTCCGCGCTGGTGAGTTCGTGTGCGACAGGGGTCGGCGCCCCGAACGACCCGCGCAAGCACGTCGTCACCACCTTCACGGTGCTGGCCGACATGACCCGGGCCGTGGCGGGCGACACCGTGTCCGTGGAGTCGATCACGAAACCCGGCTCGGAGATCCACGAGTACCAGCCGACTCCCAGCGACCTGATGCGCGGGGCGCGTGCCGACCTGGTGCTCGACAACGGCTTCGGGTTGGAACGGTGGTTCGAGCGGTTCCTCGACCAGACCGAGTCGCCACACGTCACCCTCACCGACGGGGTCGAACCGATCTCCATCGGCGACCGTGACACTTCCGACGGCCGTGCCGTCAATCCGCACGCCTGGATGTCGCCTGCGAACGCGAAGATCTACGTCGCCAACATCCGCGATGCCCTCGTCGAGCTGGAGCCCGCCCATGCGGCGGAGTTTCACGCCAATGCGAACGCATACCTCGCCGAGCTCGACGCGATCGAACGCACGCTCGCGGCCGAACTGCGTGCCGTACCCGAGCCCCATCGCGCACTGGTCACCTGCGAGGGAGCGTTCAGCTACCTGGCACGCGACGCCGGGCTCCGCGAGGCGTACCTGTGGCCGGTGAACAGCGACCAGGAGGGCACGCCACAGCAGGTGAAGAACACCACCGCATTCGTCAGGGACAACGACGTACCGGCCGTGTTCTGCGAATCGACGGTGAATCCGCAGGCACAGCACCAGGTCGCGGAAGAAGCCGACGCCCGGTTCGCCGGGACGCTGTACGTGGACTCGTTGTCCGCCCCGGACGGCCCGGTGCCGACCTATCTGGACCTGCTGCGTCACGACACCCGCACCATCCTCGACGGACTCGGGGGAACGAACCGATGA
- a CDS encoding lipase family protein has translation MQTGPFRRVGVTLLTAAIGASFTVATASAAPALERPPFYEPPAELPAENGDIVRSEPSEYFLDPLKTVPVDANVQRMMYKSSGRGGEPIAVTGTVITPNGEWTGDGERPVVGFSAGTQGMADRCAPSRQLANGTEYEGFFIKAMLSKGYAVALTDYEGLGTPGVHTYVNREVTGNAVLDSVRAAQNLPESTLPDNGPVVLYGYSQGGGGVSSAAELAPAYAPELDLRGVAGGAVPAELGGVAENLDGGLYAAFLGYALSGLASGYDLDLEPVLNEEGEQYRQEIEDSCLLDAVPNFAFTRSADLTEDGRPLTDSLDEAPFKDAVAEQRIGNGKPEVPVLLTQSLLDDVIPFEQTKTLAADWCAQGADVQFAPNLAPTHVGGAVANFPRAFQWIDDRLAGEETSPNCGNIDQAPADPAVPYDEQAPLLPQLTDRILKP, from the coding sequence GTGCAGACTGGCCCGTTCCGTCGCGTCGGCGTGACGCTGTTGACCGCCGCCATCGGCGCGTCGTTCACCGTCGCGACGGCATCCGCCGCGCCCGCCTTGGAACGGCCTCCGTTCTACGAGCCTCCGGCGGAGCTGCCTGCCGAGAACGGCGACATCGTGCGGTCCGAGCCCTCGGAGTACTTCCTCGACCCGCTGAAGACCGTTCCGGTCGACGCGAACGTCCAGCGGATGATGTACAAGTCCTCGGGACGTGGCGGTGAGCCGATCGCGGTGACCGGAACGGTGATCACTCCGAACGGTGAGTGGACCGGTGACGGGGAACGCCCGGTCGTCGGCTTCTCGGCGGGCACCCAGGGAATGGCCGACCGCTGCGCCCCGTCGCGGCAGCTTGCCAACGGCACCGAGTACGAGGGCTTCTTCATCAAGGCCATGCTCTCCAAGGGCTACGCGGTCGCCCTGACCGACTACGAAGGTCTCGGCACTCCGGGTGTGCACACCTACGTCAATCGCGAGGTCACCGGCAACGCCGTGCTCGACTCGGTGCGTGCGGCGCAGAACCTGCCCGAGTCCACCCTGCCGGACAACGGTCCCGTGGTGCTCTACGGCTACTCCCAAGGCGGCGGCGGAGTCTCCTCGGCGGCGGAGCTGGCCCCGGCCTACGCGCCGGAACTCGATCTCAGAGGCGTCGCGGGCGGTGCCGTGCCCGCCGAACTCGGCGGGGTCGCCGAGAACCTCGACGGCGGCCTCTACGCGGCGTTCCTCGGCTACGCGCTGTCGGGGCTGGCGTCGGGTTACGACCTCGACCTCGAACCGGTCCTCAACGAGGAGGGCGAGCAGTACCGGCAGGAAATCGAAGACTCCTGCTTGCTCGACGCGGTGCCGAACTTCGCGTTCACCCGCTCAGCGGACCTGACCGAGGACGGCAGGCCGCTCACCGACTCCCTCGACGAAGCGCCGTTCAAGGACGCCGTGGCTGAGCAGCGGATCGGGAACGGTAAGCCGGAGGTCCCGGTGCTGCTCACCCAGAGCCTGCTGGACGACGTGATCCCGTTCGAGCAGACCAAGACGCTGGCCGCGGACTGGTGTGCTCAAGGCGCCGACGTGCAGTTCGCGCCCAACCTCGCCCCGACCCACGTCGGCGGAGCGGTCGCGAACTTCCCCCGGGCGTTCCAGTGGATCGACGATCGCCTCGCAGGCGAGGAAACCTCGCCCAACTGCGGAAACATCGACCAGGCGCCTGCGGATCCGGCCGTTCCCTACGACGAGCAGGCACCGCTCCTGCCGCAGCTGACCGACCGGATCCTCAAGCCGTGA